The Oryza glaberrima chromosome 5, OglaRS2, whole genome shotgun sequence DNA segment GTGATggtgacatgtgggaccatgtgggccccactatctattattattttgtatGTGTAACTGACATGTAGGTTCTATGGTTTTAATTACTTTTTCCAGGTTAAATTGCCATCTAAGCGCTACGTCAATGCCATGTGATACGAAAACTTAGTCAAAAGGAGCCACTTAGTCGttacatcagccaaaaccaggTCATGTCGGGTCCCTTGTCACCCGGCCCGGCTAACCCGGCCCAAAGGAGCCCAAAGTCTCCCACCACATTGATCcctccgccgctgtcgtccACCGCATTCCACTACCCTCACCCCATCTTCGATCACCTTCCGCCTCCCGGATTCTCCGGACACCGGCGACCACTTCCCACCGGCGTATTTTTCCTCCTGCGGCCGCTGGAGCTCGCTCCGTGTCCCGAGGTACGGCATTCTGTCGGATCTCACCGTGAACAAAGTAAAATAATCGATCAACTTTTCGTGGATCTATTCTCGTTCGTACGAGGTAGTAATGTTTTAGGGTTATTCACTTGTTTTGTTTCCCTCGGCTATTGTTGTTATCTTTCGGATGCGTTGCAACTAGCCTCCACTCTACAATTTTCGCAACGGCAAGctcgtcttcttcttcactCTTGGAAAATTTTTACTAGCTTATGTTCAATGTGCCAGGCCAGGGTTCAGAATCTCTCCTTCAAGCTATACCTCCACTTGTTTGTAATCCGGGCTTCTTCCATTACATTGATTTTACTAATGTAATGATTCTCTTTTCTAAAATGTAAGGCATGAGCTCTGTCGATCAGTTAAGAAGGAAATGTAAAGGCTTTTAGGAGAGGTAGAAAATGACTGAAATGGAAGACGGTATATCTGATGTTGAGATAGAGGAGCTGGGTAACTCAATGAAGGATAAACTGAAAAAATACATGTCATTGGATACTGTGCATGCTGATGGATCTGAGTTCTGCTTGATTCCAAGAATCCATGAGCATATCCGTATGATAGACAGAGATTCTTATGAACCACTAATTTTGTCGATTGGCCCATATCACAATGGGTCTTCAGCACTTTCTTtcatggagagaaaaaaatggaactgCTTGGACTATATCCTTAAGTTAAACTGTCAAAAAGATCTGAAAGATTACTTGACCATCATAAACAGACTAGAAAAACGAGCAAGGTCATGCTATTCTGGAGATATTAAAATGAATAAGAGAAAGTTCTTGCAGACTCTCTTGCTTGATGGATGCTTTGTACTTGTCTCTCTAAGTCAATACAATGAATTTTTGTGGCCTGATTCCCTCAGATATATACCTTCTCCTTCGAATGACAAAACATTTGAGGGAGCTTTGAGTTTTGGGGATCATCAGAAAGTAACTGGGAGAAATGAAAGTCAACAAGTAAACAAGGGGAAGCAGAGTGCGATGAAGAGCACTCAATTGGATCATGACAGGCACTATGGAAGAATATTCAATCTCTGATATTGAGTTATCTTCGGAAATCAGTGGCCAGTATCAGGACCCCAGCCAGCAGATTGGACAGTGGTATGACATGTTTGTTCACATGACTTGCTCCTGTTAGAGAACCAAATTTCACTTTTTGTAATTCAGGGAATACACGAGATAGTTGTTTCAAAACTTGCAAGTAAATTGACAACTACTACTGCACTAAGAAGGAGTATTGTTCAATGCATTGAACAGTTTGTACCATGTTATCCAAAAGCAATAAGAGAATCCAATCGTCCAAAAGATTTTGATCATTTGTTACACTTATGTCATATGTACGTCAGACCCAGTCCAAACCAGGATGAGCATCATGGTCATACGGGGCACCACATTCGTCATTTTCTTCAGCTAGGTTGGGATTATCTACATCTTACTTACAAGCAGGAGGCAGCTAATTTAGGTTCGTCGCAGAATGGTCATTTTCCATATCGGTGGCGCCGGGCATCGCAGTATCATGAAGCTGGCATTGAATTTAGGAGGAGAGCATATAGCGAGTCCAATCGCCATTCTCTCCTGGATATAAAGCTCAGAGATGCTGTCTTGGAAATTCCATTTTTGCTTGTGGATGAAAGCACCAGCTTTCTTTTTAGGAACTTTGTAGCGCTGGAGCAAACATGTCCAAAAGTAGGAAACGGTGTTACTGCCTATGTTATTTTCATGGCTAAGCTTATGAACATGCCTGATGATGTAGCACTGTTGGCTAGAAAGGGGATCATTGCCCACCATTTGCGCACTGACAGAGATGTATCGCAGCTCTTTTACGAAGCTGACGAAAGGTGTGGTATTTGATTTCTATGGGAATTATTACCTCATGCCCCTGTCTTTAGCCTTGGAGGCACATTACCAGAATCGTCTGCACAGGTGGATTGCATGGTTGAAGCACAACCATCTTAGTAACCCTTGGCTGGCCGTGGCAGGGTTGGCTGGTGTTATCGTGCTTTTCTGCACTGTTGCACAGACTGTCCTTACTGTCTTGTCTTATGTTGATCCCAGGTAAATACTCAGTGGCCAACAGTCTGTCTGACTCAAAGATTACAGGTAAAATTAGATATACCTGGTACCATGTCTTATTTATATCCACTTGAGTTCCAACAGAAGGAATAAGGCCTGGAACAGACTTTTCTTAACTTGTGTATTCTATCCGTAGGACATGGGATAAAAGGTCTGCTTTAACTCAGTAGTTGCAATTACCATCAAGAATCAGTTCTCCTAAATGTGGAGAAACACAAACACACATTCCCCTTTCTTGACAACACATGGAAACTGTGTTGGTAGTTTTTGAGACACTAAATAAAATCTGCACACTTGGAGGAAACATGAATGCACTTTCAAGAGTGCAACTACTCTACAATGTGACCATGTGATCTATGATGCTtcggtatgtccagattcaagAATGTTCACCTTGATTAGTTTTCGTTTATGAGGCTACTTCTGTCAGAAATGTTGAACATTTTGTTATTTAAAGTAGCAATTTTAaatattcttaattttttttctagactaAGAGCTTTCCTCTTTATTAACCAAGTGAATTACTATCGATATGCTGTCATTGCAGCAAGAATGCTGGCACCTGAAACAGGCACGTGCTACAGTGATAGTTTTGTGCATAAAATTTGCAGCTACGTTAGCTATCTGTTTTATAGACAACTTAAATTGAAGAGGATGTCAGACTCAGCTCTTGGATTTCATTCAGGGAATCATGGTTGTTGCTCTCTCTGAATGTTGACTGCCCTCAATCTCCACAGATTGACAGGTTCCTATCCTGGGAGTCAGTCTCTTCTATCGTTGTTTCATCAATCTATTCAGTTCCTTCTTGATTCCACAAGGTGCTTTTGACAAGGAAGGGTATCCTGAGCTGCTTCACTTTCATGCATTCAATTTAGTGAATCCATTTGGTGCCTATAGCCAGGTTAGTGAATAGCTACCCAGATACACTTCTTTGAAACATGAATCCAATGAGAAGTTGTATATCTCAGCCATGGAATGGCCTGTGataatttaaacaaaatatttcTATGCTTTCTTTCCCTCCTAGAAGACCAGAGGGACACATCACACATAAGATGGCTGCCACAGATCAACTGCCCAGGTATGCATGATATGTGGTCTTACCTCAGCCCCACAGTTATcgtaaaaaacaatttttacaTGCTGTTTTTTCATATTACAACCCCCATTCTTCTTTTGAGTGAAATATCTCCATTCGGCTTAACTTGatgtttttaaaataactttttatGGTCTTCAAGATGCAACTTCAGCCATTACCTTCCTTTTTTCTTAAACACGCAGGAGATCtgcatatttttatattaagaagaaagaaaagccaTAACCTTCCTTACCTTGGTGAAACTGGAGAGAACTTTCCAGACTGGGTTACTGCACTCGTCCACGATGGGGCTCAACATCCTGATATGCCCTCTGATAACTGGTGCTATGCAGGTAGAACCGCATCTCATCAGGCCAGTCCACAAAATCTTATTCTGAATTTCCAATTGAAGTCCTAGAAACCATCGCAATAATTTTCTTGTTTTCCAAACGCACGTATCCATATACTTTctatgcttttctttttatttcttgtttGTTTTCCTAGGTTTTGATTTCCCATATTTCAAACAGGGCCTATTATGACATGTTGGGAAATTAGGGAGCTATTGCTCTATGGCCCCAGCTTGAGATTTTGATTCTCGTTCCCCACATGCTGCATGATGTTCATTTAATGCTAAACAATTCATTGCTCGTTGGGACATGGAAATGGGGCTTCTCCTTTACCAATTCAATGACATTAAGCTACCACCTAGGTAACAAGTTCTATTGGGTATAAATTGTGCAGAAGAACAACTCCCAGCACTCATAGCAACAATGAAGAACACAGTCGCTCTCGTCTTGGCAGTGTTGTTTCTACTCATTGCTGATCTGATGATCGCTTCTGCTCTTGGGAGAGATGTTCTAGACCTCCCGGAGGACAGCAATATCAGTAAGCGTCACATAAAAAGGAGCCATTCTGGATCTAGCATGAACGGTACGTCAATTCATAGAGACTTGCTTACGGCTTGCCCAACCTGCGTTGTTCTGTTTTGCTAAATTATGTTCCCTGTGCAAACGTACTTTGCCTCTTTCTCAGGACAGAAGCCCGGTTTCTCAGAAGACAAGGGCTTTGTTCTTCTGAAACCGACTACTCGTCCTATTTATCTTCCACCTTGCGCTTCAACGGCCTCGCTACACCCAAGCAGGGGCACCAAGAGAGAGAAGCTTTGTTAAAGAGAGCCAATTAAAAGTAAAATAGTGCCATGCcttctgaaaaaaatatactgCTGTCTGATTCGGTGATTCGGAAATAAAGGTTGTGTCGGTGTGGATCTTATGATTGCTATTTTTCGTATGAAGCTGCACCCTGATAAcacatccgttccaaaatatagctactagAACTAGATTTGGCACCATAGTATACGCTAAACAAGTATGTATTATCTGTATACGTTTCTTTGTATTATGTAAGTACATTTCCAATAAGAACCTATTTAGTTTAGGGGACACTCAACAGGCGTGTATTATCTAAAAGAACAGGTGTGTGCATGGTATGACTTTCTGTGTTAGGAGACACGGTGTTTTTGTGATGTGTATGTGTATTGTTGCATGTCTTCCATGtcatgagaaaaaaagaatgctACTCTTTTGTTTCATAACATAACAATCTAGTTTTTGTTTAGATATCGTCTAATCTtaatataacaatctagtaCTTAATTAGATATCACCTAATCTTTGAATCTTGATTGgagtttaaaatatttttgaacagGGGAGTGCTATGTTAGCTGGGCATATTTGAACCATCTGAACATGTTGCAGTTTGTTAACAGCCAATGTCCAATCGTTTTCTCTTTTGttacacgttttttttttgaagaatacAGCATGCTggttttatattatagatgaGGGAAAAACTGTACAAGAACAGAGGAGCAGGAAAGGCATTGCTTGAAGCCAAGAATGTCTCTTGCCTACACAGAAACTATGAAAAGCATAATCTCCTGACTGCACTCCTTTGGCACCCGCCAATTTCCACAATTGAAGCTCATCTATAATCTTGCTTGCAAGTGCCGATGGCGTGGATTCGACGCCTCTAAAGATGCTGTTGTTTCTTTCCATCCAAATCTCCCAAAGCGAGGTTAGGAAAACAGATCGCAACCCCCTTTTTTTGCATTTTCTCTACTCCTTTTGTCTACTCATGCCAGCAGTTCAGCATGGTATCGTCAATGTTCGCGTTGAGAAAACGTTGCGGTCTGATTTTGTGACCTATTTCCTGCCACACCCGATGTGTGAAGGGGCATTCCTTGAAGAGGTGCTGCACAGTTTCTAGATTCCTAAAACAAAGCTAGCAAAAATAGTTATTTGGCTAACCTTTGCATTgtaaggccattcacagtgcgtCACCAATTTTTGAGGAGCCAAAACTGCCACCTAGACTAAGAACTTCATGAGCAACATCCTCCACAGTGCATGTGGTCTACTTTTTCCTTCACAGTGGGTCCCAcccgttctctctcctcacttgttatctctcccctctctctctctctgcctttcCCCACATCCCATGAaccgctccccctcctccttcaGTCATTGCGCCGCCAgcgcccctctctctcccacccaccgccggcgcccctctccccctccaccgCTCTCCCTACCACACCGCATCGAGGTGGAtctggaaggcggcggctcggggcgtccttctcggcgacggcgcccgGGCAAAGAGTTGGCCGAAGCGGCGACAACGCTGGACGGAGCGGTGACGGCGCTgggcggagcagcagcagggcaACCGGATCTAGCCCGGGGCAGTTCCCCTTCCCCACCATCGCCGGCGCAGCTCCCCTTCCCCGACCGCCGCGACAGCTCTCCCTGCTTCCACCTCTCCTCATGGGGGCGGAAGCTAtggatgacggcggcgcggcggcggcgaggcgccgagCAGAGCGGCAGTGGAACGGTGGTGGCGCCGAGCTGCGGATCTTGGtcgccctctcctccctcatgtcttcctctccctctccgtcgccctctcctcccctaaTAATGACGGCGTAGATCGGGatgggtcgccgccgccaccccgacgAGCTCGGCGCTGTGGTGCCTCCCTTCCTGtcctctctctctgtttcttgATGGCGTGGGAAACAATGTTGTGGGCCCAGACGTAATTCTGACGAAGAACGGGGAGCCAACTTAGGCTCCGAGTTCCTGGCAGGAGTATGACAGTGGCGAACGTGGCGGCTCAAATCCGTGCTGGCGTGTCGAGGCTGAACGCCACGGCGATgcattgtgaatggcctaagCGGTCTGCTGTCCATATTCTATTTTGAACAAGAAGCCAAGCGAAGAACTTGTGTTTCTCCGGTGCCCAAGTCCTCCATATGAGGCCCGCTGATTCCGATCTTGTTTTTCCCATAATTGCATGATATACACAGAGCTTACCGTGTACGAGCCGCTGGCCGACCATCTCCATTGGATTGTATCCTCAGTCCCTTCCTAGATCACGGTCCCGTGTTGCTAAGTACTTCCCAAACGCTTATGTATTCCTGAAGCAGTTGGAGTGTCATTCCAAACGTTGTTTGTTATTGCTTCAAAAACTGATCTCTTACACGTATCGTTGCACCACTCATTCTAGTCCAATGCTGCACGCACACC contains these protein-coding regions:
- the LOC127775119 gene encoding uncharacterized protein LOC127775119, coding for MTEMEDGISDVEIEELGNSMKDKLKKYMSLDTVHADGSEFCLIPRIHEHIRMIDRDSYEPLILSIGPYHNGSSALSFMERKKWNCLDYILKLNCQKDLKDYLTIINRLEKRARSCYSGDIKMNKRKFLQTLLLDGCFVLVSLSQYNEFLWPDSLRYIPSPSNDKTFEGALSFGDHQKVTGRNESQQVNKGKQSAMKSTQLDHDRHYGRIFNL
- the LOC127775120 gene encoding uncharacterized protein LOC127775120; translation: MACDNLNKIFLCFLSLLEDQRDTSHIRWLPQINCPGDLHIFILRRKKSHNLPYLGETGENFPDWVTALVHDGAQHPDMPSDNWCYAEEQLPALIATMKNTVALVLAVLFLLIADLMIASALGRDVLDLPEDSNISKRHIKRSHSGSSMNGQKPGFSEDKGFVLLKPTTRPIYLPPCASTASLHPSRGTKREKLC